A genomic window from Fusarium oxysporum Fo47 chromosome VIII, complete sequence includes:
- a CDS encoding uncharacterized protein (expressed protein) — MPKASWDIRCHHIIIRLYTLCCGPLFVIRLGGLDCKADHIQSRGYGIASSSGLTCLVFYKPLDITVSISSSRSLCAFIQMADTFCIPITALVVMVSG, encoded by the coding sequence ATGCCAAAGGCAAGCTGGGACATCCGATGTCACCATATTATAATTCGTCTTTATACTCTCTGTTGTGGCCCTTTGTTTGTCATTCGTCTTGGTGGGTTGGACTGCAAGGCTGATCACATCCAATCAAGAGGTTACGGCATAGCCTCTTCCTCCGGCCTAACGTGTCTCGTTTTTTATAAGCCGCTGGACATTACTGTGAGTATCTCCTCCAGCAGGTCACTGTGTGCATTCATACAGATGGCTGATACTTTTTGCATACCGATAACTGCCCTCGTCGTGATGGTCTCGGGTTAA